Proteins co-encoded in one Arachis hypogaea cultivar Tifrunner chromosome 11, arahy.Tifrunner.gnm2.J5K5, whole genome shotgun sequence genomic window:
- the LOC112720593 gene encoding sister chromatid cohesion protein PDS5 homolog C isoform X3, whose translation MASTNETENMGESDTVKNLKHVERKLLRCNVPIDELPEVLDNLDLILSTVNQLPSEPIQEALVPSMKALISDELLRHTDEDIKISVTSCIAEITRITAPDTPYDDEQMKISGKYCELSFKYW comes from the exons ATGGCATCCACTAATGAGACTGAAAATATGGGTGAGAGTGATACTGTGAAGAACCTTAAACATGTCGAGAGGAAACTTCTCAGATGCAATGTTCCTATTGATGAGCTTCCTGAAGTGCTTGAT AATCTGGACCTGATACTATCAACAGTCAATCAATTACCAAGTGAGCCAATTCAGGAAGCACTTGTACCTTCCATGAAAGCATTGATTTCTGATGAACTTCTAAGGCACACAGATGAGGATATTAAGATTTCGGTTACATCTTGCATTGCTGAGATTACAAGAATTACAGCCCCGGATACCCCTTACGACGATGAACAGATGAAG ATTAGTGGCAAATATTGTGAACTGAGCTTCAAATATTGGTAG
- the LOC112720593 gene encoding sister chromatid cohesion protein PDS5 homolog C isoform X4, whose translation MASTNETENMGESDTVKNLKHVERKLLRCNVPIDELPEVLDNLDLILSTVNQLPSEPIQEALVPSMKALISDELLRHTDEDIKISVTSCIAEITRITAPDTPYDDEQMKNRLVANIVN comes from the exons ATGGCATCCACTAATGAGACTGAAAATATGGGTGAGAGTGATACTGTGAAGAACCTTAAACATGTCGAGAGGAAACTTCTCAGATGCAATGTTCCTATTGATGAGCTTCCTGAAGTGCTTGAT AATCTGGACCTGATACTATCAACAGTCAATCAATTACCAAGTGAGCCAATTCAGGAAGCACTTGTACCTTCCATGAAAGCATTGATTTCTGATGAACTTCTAAGGCACACAGATGAGGATATTAAGATTTCGGTTACATCTTGCATTGCTGAGATTACAAGAATTACAGCCCCGGATACCCCTTACGACGATGAACAGATGAAG AACAGATTAGTGGCAAATATTGTGAACTGA
- the LOC112720593 gene encoding sister chromatid cohesion protein PDS5 homolog C isoform X1, translating to MASTNETENMGESDTVKNLKHVERKLLRCNVPIDELPEVLDNLDLILSTVNQLPSEPIQEALVPSMKALISDELLRHTDEDIKISVTSCIAEITRITAPDTPYDDEQMKAHLYVASAHSSIASASQIVTTPTL from the exons ATGGCATCCACTAATGAGACTGAAAATATGGGTGAGAGTGATACTGTGAAGAACCTTAAACATGTCGAGAGGAAACTTCTCAGATGCAATGTTCCTATTGATGAGCTTCCTGAAGTGCTTGAT AATCTGGACCTGATACTATCAACAGTCAATCAATTACCAAGTGAGCCAATTCAGGAAGCACTTGTACCTTCCATGAAAGCATTGATTTCTGATGAACTTCTAAGGCACACAGATGAGGATATTAAGATTTCGGTTACATCTTGCATTGCTGAGATTACAAGAATTACAGCCCCGGATACCCCTTACGACGATGAACAGATGAAG GCCCATTTATATGTTGCTTCGGCGCATTCTAGTATTGCTTCAGCATCTCAAATTGTTACAACTCCAACACTCTAG
- the LOC112720593 gene encoding sister chromatid cohesion protein PDS5 homolog C isoform X2, whose translation MASTNETENMGESDTVKNLKHVERKLLRCNVPIDELPEVLDNLDLILSTVNQLPSEPIQEALVPSMKALISDELLRHTDEDIKISVTSCIAEITRITAPDTPYDDEQMKLLVPLFLLISYRPFQFV comes from the exons ATGGCATCCACTAATGAGACTGAAAATATGGGTGAGAGTGATACTGTGAAGAACCTTAAACATGTCGAGAGGAAACTTCTCAGATGCAATGTTCCTATTGATGAGCTTCCTGAAGTGCTTGAT AATCTGGACCTGATACTATCAACAGTCAATCAATTACCAAGTGAGCCAATTCAGGAAGCACTTGTACCTTCCATGAAAGCATTGATTTCTGATGAACTTCTAAGGCACACAGATGAGGATATTAAGATTTCGGTTACATCTTGCATTGCTGAGATTACAAGAATTACAGCCCCGGATACCCCTTACGACGATGAACAGATGAAG CTCCTTGTGCCTCTGTTTCTCTTGATTTCATATCGTCCTTTTCAATTTGTATGA
- the LOC112720593 gene encoding sister chromatid cohesion protein PDS5 homolog C isoform X5, producing MASTNETENMGESDTVKNLKHVERKLLRCNVPIDELPEVLDNLDLILSTVNQLPSEPIQEALVPSMKALISDELLRHTDEDIKISVTSCIAEITRITAPDTPYDDEQMK from the exons ATGGCATCCACTAATGAGACTGAAAATATGGGTGAGAGTGATACTGTGAAGAACCTTAAACATGTCGAGAGGAAACTTCTCAGATGCAATGTTCCTATTGATGAGCTTCCTGAAGTGCTTGAT AATCTGGACCTGATACTATCAACAGTCAATCAATTACCAAGTGAGCCAATTCAGGAAGCACTTGTACCTTCCATGAAAGCATTGATTTCTGATGAACTTCTAAGGCACACAGATGAGGATATTAAGATTTCGGTTACATCTTGCATTGCTGAGATTACAAGAATTACAGCCCCGGATACCCCTTACGACGATGAACAGATGAAG TGA